A genomic segment from Malus domestica chromosome 05, GDT2T_hap1 encodes:
- the LOC103435911 gene encoding uncharacterized protein — translation MCGRARCTLRADDVTRACHRTHAPVRTVNMDRYRPSYNVSPGSNLPVVRREDGADGDGVVLQCMKWGLIPSFTKKTEKPDFYRMFNARSESICEKASFRRLVPKSRCIVAVEGFYEWKKDGSKKQPYYVHFKDGRPLLFAALYDSWENSEGEKLYTFTIITTSSSSALGWLHDRMPVILGDKESTDTWLDGSSSSNFDSLLKPFEGPDLVWYPVTSAMGKVSFDGPECINEIQLKTERNNSITKFFSAKGTKKEELNPKDTSSDDTSAKKDLSKMVKEEPESKEDTEQPYSTQQCEDESKCNVSTLSQEGVSKGQAKRDYEEFSADSKPVAYVTNKKSASLAKKKVNPKSSLDKQPTLFSYFGKS, via the exons ATGTGTGGAAGGGCTCGCTGTACTCTCAGAGCCGATGACGTCACTAGGGCTTGCCACCGCACCCACGCCCCCGTCCGCACCGTTAACATGGACCG GTATCGTCCGTCGTACAATGTGTCGCCTGGATCGAATTTGCCTGTTGTTCGGAGAGAAGACGGGGCCGATGGCGACGGCGTCGTTCTTCAATGTATGAAATGGGGGCTAATTCCTAGTTTCACCAAGAAAACCGAAAAGCCCGATTTCTACAGGATG TTTAATGCTCGGTCTGAGTCCATTTGTGAAAAGGCTTCTTTTCGTCGTTTGGTTCCTAAAAGCCGCTGCATTGTTGCGGTTGAAGG TTTTTATGAATGGAAAAAAGATGGTTCTAAAAAGCAGCCTTACTATGTCCATTTCAAGGACGGCAGGCCTCTTCTGTTTGCTGCTCTTTATGATTCTTGGGAGAACTCTGAAG GAGAGAAACTTTACACATTCACTATCATAACAACTTCTTCATCATCAGCTTTAGGGTGGCTGCATG ACAGGATGCCTGTTATCTTGGGTGATAAAGAATCAACTGACACATGGCTAGATGGTTCTTCATCATCCAATTTTGATTCATTACTTAAACCATTTGAAGGTCCAGATTTG GTATGGTACCCGGTGACATCGGCAATGGGTAAGGTGTCTTTTGATGGGCCAGAGTGCATCAATGAG ATACAGTTGAAGACCGAGAGGAATAATTCCATCACAAAGTTTTTTTCGGCGAAGGGAACCAAAAAAGAAGAATTAAACCCAAAGGACACAAGTTCTGATGACACGTCTGCAAAGAAAGATTTGTCAAAAATGGTGAAAGAAGAACCTGAAAGCAAAGAGGACACAGAACAGCCGTACTCTACTCAACAATGTGAAGATGAATCAAAATGTAATGTGTCTACATTGTCTCAAGAAGGTGTATCTAAGGGCCAAGCAAAGCGAGACTATGAAGAATTTTCAGCTGATTCTAAGCCAGTTGCTTATGTAACGAATAAGAAATCTGCTAGTCTGGCGAAGAAGAAAGTTAACCCGAAGAGTTCTCTAGACAAGCAACCTACCCTATTTTCGTACTTCGGTAAAAGCTAG
- the LOC103435913 gene encoding uncharacterized protein isoform X1, translated as MNSSSMAGATLERLWIGEVGRHSNMIPLPILYRQTSDTVIIFKWWKRKKMEDKGKGSERWNGAIGNLTEMAFNLESLQKLLLKKAVFVEEETFAKASLCSEQARTIKVLEQRVETLEGELDAAITAAARARVEKRQAGAAEKAAELHAQEVTKELENTSKVFELHMEELRAKQEEIAKRDKEIKLLEAIIQTLGGKESSSHSKRS; from the exons ATGAATAGTTCTTCAATGGCAG GAGCAACATTGGAAAGGTTATGGATTGGTGAAGTTGGCCGTCATTCAAACATGATTCCTTTGCCAATCTTGTACAGGCAGACTTCA GATACTGTGATCATCTTCAAGTGGTGGAAACGAAAGAAAATGGAGGACAAGGGCAAAGGAAGCGAAAGATGGAACGGAGCCATAGGCAATTTGACAGAAATGGCTTTCAATTTGGAGTCACTCCAGAAGCTACTTCTTAAAAAGGCTGTCTTTGTTGAAGAAGAGACCTTTGCCAAAGCCTCACTTTGTTCCGAACAAGCTCGAACCATCAAGGTTCTTGAACAAAGGGTAGAAACTTTGGAAGGAGAACTTGATGCTGCCATTACAGCTGCTGCTCGTGCTCGGGTAGAAAAACGACAGGCTGGGGCAGCAGAAAAGGCTGCTGAGTTGCATGCGCAAGAAGTTACAAAAGAGCTCGAGAACACCTCAAAGGTATTTGAGCTGCACATGGAAGAGTTGCGTGCCAAACAAGAAGAGATCGCCAAGCGTGATAAGGAAATCAAACTTTTGGAAGCTATAATTCAGACACTTGGGGGAAAAGAATCGTCCTCGCATTCAAAAAGAAGCTAG
- the LOC139196190 gene encoding uncharacterized protein: MTNLAKLEYATLDITGKNYLTWGRKQLIFSKSGEGYDLYSRHLDEALKSEYLTVEDPLALWEALRSRYNHQTTVILPKARYEWSHLRIQDFKSVVEYNSALFRITSQMKLCGDTITDEILLEKTYGTFHANNVLLQQQYRARGYTEYNQLISVLLVAEQNNELLMKNHNSRPTGSAPFPEVNDASLEVNATSSGGNYYKQGRGHNEVDGIGKARTMVVSFTTRFRGIILARASNM, translated from the exons atgacgaACTTGGCTAAGCTGGAATATGCTACCCTGGACATTACcgggaagaattaccttacttGG gGAAGAAAGCAGCTCATCTTCTCAAAATCGGGCGAAGGCTATGATCTTTATTCGcgccatcttgatgaggcactaaagagtgagtacttaacggttgaagatccgttagctCTCTGGGAGGCCTTGCGaagcagatacaatcaccagacaacggtgattcttccaaaagcTCGCTATGAGTGGTCTCACCTGAGAATTCAGGATTTCAAATCAGTGGTGGAGTACAATTCTGCGTTGTTCAGgattacctctcagatgaagctcTGTGGGGATACCATTACTGATGAAATATTGCTGGAAAAGACTTACGGCACATTTCATGCCAATAACGTGCTCCTGCAGCAGCAGTATAGAGCGCGAGGCTacactgaatacaaccagctgatatctgtactcctggtagctgaacagaacaatgagctcctgatgaaaaaccataattcccgacctactggatctGCACCATTCCCAGAAGTAAATGATGCTTCCCTCGAAGTGAACGCCACATCCTCTGGTGGTAATTATTATAAACAAGGACGTGGCCACAACGAGGTCGATGGAATaggaaaggcaagaaccatggtggtcagtttcacaaccaggttcaGAGGCATAATTCTGGCCCGAGCTTCAAACATGTGA
- the LOC103435913 gene encoding uncharacterized protein isoform X2, producing MIPLPILYRQTSDTVIIFKWWKRKKMEDKGKGSERWNGAIGNLTEMAFNLESLQKLLLKKAVFVEEETFAKASLCSEQARTIKVLEQRVETLEGELDAAITAAARARVEKRQAGAAEKAAELHAQEVTKELENTSKVFELHMEELRAKQEEIAKRDKEIKLLEAIIQTLGGKESSSHSKRS from the exons ATGATTCCTTTGCCAATCTTGTACAGGCAGACTTCA GATACTGTGATCATCTTCAAGTGGTGGAAACGAAAGAAAATGGAGGACAAGGGCAAAGGAAGCGAAAGATGGAACGGAGCCATAGGCAATTTGACAGAAATGGCTTTCAATTTGGAGTCACTCCAGAAGCTACTTCTTAAAAAGGCTGTCTTTGTTGAAGAAGAGACCTTTGCCAAAGCCTCACTTTGTTCCGAACAAGCTCGAACCATCAAGGTTCTTGAACAAAGGGTAGAAACTTTGGAAGGAGAACTTGATGCTGCCATTACAGCTGCTGCTCGTGCTCGGGTAGAAAAACGACAGGCTGGGGCAGCAGAAAAGGCTGCTGAGTTGCATGCGCAAGAAGTTACAAAAGAGCTCGAGAACACCTCAAAGGTATTTGAGCTGCACATGGAAGAGTTGCGTGCCAAACAAGAAGAGATCGCCAAGCGTGATAAGGAAATCAAACTTTTGGAAGCTATAATTCAGACACTTGGGGGAAAAGAATCGTCCTCGCATTCAAAAAGAAGCTAG
- the LOC103435913 gene encoding uncharacterized protein isoform X3: MEDKGKGSERWNGAIGNLTEMAFNLESLQKLLLKKAVFVEEETFAKASLCSEQARTIKVLEQRVETLEGELDAAITAAARARVEKRQAGAAEKAAELHAQEVTKELENTSKVFELHMEELRAKQEEIAKRDKEIKLLEAIIQTLGGKESSSHSKRS; the protein is encoded by the coding sequence ATGGAGGACAAGGGCAAAGGAAGCGAAAGATGGAACGGAGCCATAGGCAATTTGACAGAAATGGCTTTCAATTTGGAGTCACTCCAGAAGCTACTTCTTAAAAAGGCTGTCTTTGTTGAAGAAGAGACCTTTGCCAAAGCCTCACTTTGTTCCGAACAAGCTCGAACCATCAAGGTTCTTGAACAAAGGGTAGAAACTTTGGAAGGAGAACTTGATGCTGCCATTACAGCTGCTGCTCGTGCTCGGGTAGAAAAACGACAGGCTGGGGCAGCAGAAAAGGCTGCTGAGTTGCATGCGCAAGAAGTTACAAAAGAGCTCGAGAACACCTCAAAGGTATTTGAGCTGCACATGGAAGAGTTGCGTGCCAAACAAGAAGAGATCGCCAAGCGTGATAAGGAAATCAAACTTTTGGAAGCTATAATTCAGACACTTGGGGGAAAAGAATCGTCCTCGCATTCAAAAAGAAGCTAG
- the LOC103435909 gene encoding uncharacterized protein, producing MEDKGKGSERWNGAIGNLTEMAFNLESLQKLLLKKAVFVEEETFAKASLCSEQARTIKVLEQRVETLERELDAAITAAARARAEKRQAEAAEKAAELHAQEVTKELENTSKVFELHMEELRAKQEEIAKRDKEIKLLEAIIQTLGGKESSSHSKRG from the coding sequence ATGGAGGACAAGGGCAAAGGAAGCGAAAGATGGAACGGAGCCATAGGCAATTTGACAGAAATGGCTTTCAATTTGGAGTCACTCCAGAAGCTACTTCTTAAAAAGGCTGTCTTTGTTGAAGAAGAGACCTTTGCCAAAGCCTCACTTTGTTCCGAACAAGCTCGAACCATCAAGGTTCTTGAACAAAGGGTAGAAACTTTGGAAAGAGAACTTGATGCTGCCATTACAGCTGCTGCTCGTGCTCGGGCAGAAAAACGACAGGCTGAGGCAGCAGAAAAGGCTGCTGAGTTGCATGCGCAAGAAGTTACAAAAGAGCTCGAGAACACCTCAAAGGTATTTGAGCTGCACATGGAAGAGTTGCGTGCCAAACAAGAAGAGATCGCCAAGCGTGATAAGGAAATCAAACTTTTGGAAGCTATAATTCAGACACTTGGGGGAAAAGAATCGTCCTCGCATTCAAAAAGAGGCTAG
- the LOC103435914 gene encoding uncharacterized protein, whose translation MTGFAEGENVTLDLLKNKMAEFAKARNWDQFHSPRNLLLALVCEVGELSEIFQWKGEVPKGLPDWKEEEKQHLGEELSDVLLYLVRLSDICGVDLGKAALRKVELNSIKYPVSQKQSQTTTTTATATNEEIAQMG comes from the exons ATGACTGGTTTTGCAGAAGGAGAAAATGTCACCCTTGATCTTCTCAAGAACAAAATGGCTGAGTTTGCCAAAGCGAGAAACTGGGATCAGTTCCACAGCCCCAGAAACCTTCTCCTAGCTCTG GTGTGCGAAGTGGGAGAGCTGTCTGAGATATTTCAATGGAAAGGGGAGGTTCCAAAGGGGCTGCCAGATTGGAAAGAGGAGGAAAAGCAGCACCTGGGGGAAGAGCTTTCTGATGTGCTGCTTTATCTGGTCAGGCTCTCTGACATTTGTGGTGTTGATCTTGGCAAAGCTGCCCTGCGCAAGGTCGAACTCAATTCCATTAAGTATCCTGTTTCACAGAAACAGAGCCAAACAACCACAACCACCGCCACTGCCACCAATGAGGAAATTGCACAGATGGGTTAA